A genomic region of Kribbella sp. NBC_00382 contains the following coding sequences:
- a CDS encoding DUF4129 domain-containing protein yields MQPSRRSALAVAVVLMLGVAAIALVVLASAGGSVRPFSESTATAAPRELPTITPPAGNPQAQQSPPPRPQIKPVKQPAWIQFIWQALFYTAVTILVLLLIRALYRMMTKVELPTPERSGEAWERLKVDRLADAVESGLAAVDSGTATDGVIACWVALEGAAASAGVAREASETPAEFTVRVLGVGGVSEPELLRLAQLYREARYSTHGSSEDARAQARAALVSLRDELAAAIARRAPVEPQEAGPGQQDSGVPAP; encoded by the coding sequence ATGCAGCCGAGCCGTCGTAGCGCGTTGGCGGTGGCCGTTGTCCTGATGCTGGGCGTCGCCGCGATCGCGCTGGTCGTACTGGCCTCCGCGGGCGGCAGCGTCCGGCCGTTCAGTGAGAGCACCGCGACGGCGGCACCGCGGGAGCTCCCGACCATCACGCCTCCCGCAGGGAACCCGCAAGCGCAGCAGTCGCCGCCACCGCGGCCCCAGATCAAGCCGGTCAAGCAGCCGGCCTGGATCCAGTTCATCTGGCAGGCGCTGTTCTACACCGCGGTGACGATCCTCGTACTGCTCCTGATCCGCGCCCTGTACCGGATGATGACCAAGGTCGAGCTCCCGACGCCCGAGCGCTCCGGCGAGGCGTGGGAGCGGCTGAAGGTCGACCGGCTCGCGGATGCGGTCGAGTCGGGCCTGGCAGCAGTCGACTCCGGTACTGCGACCGACGGCGTCATCGCCTGTTGGGTGGCGCTCGAGGGAGCCGCCGCATCAGCAGGGGTTGCCCGCGAGGCCTCCGAGACGCCTGCCGAGTTCACTGTCCGAGTACTCGGTGTCGGTGGTGTCTCCGAGCCCGAGTTGCTCCGGCTTGCCCAGCTCTACCGTGAGGCGCGGTACTCGACGCACGGCTCGAGCGAGGACGCGCGGGCGCAGGCCCGGGCTGCTCTGGTCAGTTTGCGCGACGAACTGGCGGCCGCGATCGCTCGCCGCGCACCGGTCGAGCCGCAAGAAGCTGGGCCTGGGCAGCAAGACAGTGGGGTGCCTGCGCCATGA
- a CDS encoding MFS transporter: MTTTALEAAASPAAGEPAVRRSLATVLAVVGIPMFMVTLDNLVVTNALPVIKTEIGASLTDLQWFINAYTLSFAALLLTASAIGDRLGRRRVFLAGITLFTLASAACAMATEPWMLIGARAIQGVGAAAVMPLSLTLLAAAVPARQRSAAIGIWGGISGLGVAVGPVVGGAVVDGINWQWIFWLNVPIGLIALPLAARVLTESRGAAKKLDLLGLVLSASSVLAIVWGVVHGADDGWSSGRILTALIGGGVLLVSFVVWEHRAPAPMLPLRLFRVRAFSVTNTTAFTFSVGVFGSVFLLAQFFQVVQGYTPLQSGLRTLPWTMAPMVVAPLAGLVVDRVGPRVLIATGQVFLASALAWIALVTTTEVTYGSYVAPFVLAGIGMGLTFAPSASVVMSSFGDADRGVASGTNNTIREVGVAMGVAVLASVFASAGSYASPAQYVDGLVPAVWVGSAIVAVGAVLALLLPGRRR, from the coding sequence ATGACCACGACCGCCCTCGAAGCCGCCGCCTCGCCGGCGGCCGGCGAGCCCGCCGTCCGGCGCTCGCTGGCCACCGTGCTGGCCGTGGTGGGCATCCCGATGTTCATGGTGACGCTGGACAACCTGGTGGTGACGAACGCGCTGCCGGTGATCAAGACCGAGATCGGCGCCTCGCTGACCGACCTGCAGTGGTTCATCAACGCGTACACGCTGTCCTTCGCCGCGCTGCTGCTGACCGCCTCGGCGATCGGTGACCGGCTCGGCCGGCGGCGGGTCTTCCTGGCCGGTATCACCCTCTTCACCCTCGCCTCGGCGGCCTGCGCGATGGCCACCGAGCCGTGGATGCTGATCGGCGCCCGCGCGATCCAAGGAGTCGGTGCGGCCGCGGTCATGCCGTTGTCGCTGACGCTGCTGGCGGCGGCGGTACCGGCTCGTCAGCGCAGTGCCGCGATCGGGATCTGGGGCGGCATCTCCGGCCTCGGCGTCGCGGTCGGTCCGGTCGTCGGGGGAGCGGTAGTCGACGGCATCAACTGGCAGTGGATCTTCTGGCTGAACGTCCCGATCGGCCTGATCGCGCTGCCGCTGGCTGCTCGGGTACTGACCGAGTCCCGCGGTGCTGCCAAGAAGCTCGACCTGCTCGGCCTGGTGCTGTCCGCGAGCTCGGTGCTCGCCATCGTGTGGGGTGTCGTGCACGGAGCCGACGACGGCTGGTCCTCGGGCCGGATCCTGACCGCGCTGATCGGTGGCGGCGTGCTCCTGGTGTCGTTTGTGGTTTGGGAGCACCGGGCGCCGGCGCCGATGTTGCCGCTGCGGTTGTTCCGGGTGCGGGCGTTCAGCGTCACCAACACGACCGCCTTCACCTTCTCGGTCGGTGTGTTCGGCTCGGTGTTCCTGCTGGCGCAGTTCTTCCAGGTCGTACAGGGCTACACGCCGCTGCAGTCGGGGCTGCGGACGCTGCCCTGGACGATGGCGCCGATGGTGGTCGCGCCGCTTGCCGGGTTGGTTGTCGACCGGGTCGGGCCGCGGGTGCTGATCGCGACCGGGCAGGTTTTCCTGGCCTCCGCGCTGGCTTGGATCGCGCTCGTCACGACGACTGAGGTCACCTATGGCTCGTACGTTGCGCCGTTCGTGCTCGCCGGGATCGGGATGGGGCTCACCTTCGCTCCGTCGGCCAGCGTGGTGATGTCGAGCTTCGGCGACGCCGACCGTGGCGTCGCGTCCGGCACGAACAACACGATCCGCGAGGTCGGGGTCGCGATGGGCGTCGCAGTACTGGCGTCGGTCTTCGCCTCGGCCGGGTCGTACGCCAGCCCGGCGCAGTACGTCGATGGTCTGGTACCGGCCGTCTGGGTCGGATCCGCGATCGTGGCTGTCGGCGCAGTACTGGCCCTGCTCCTGCCGGGTCGCCGTCGCTAG
- a CDS encoding AAA family ATPase: MTDELSLGEVSALSRKVLDRVGEAVVGKADALELVLAGILAGGHVLLEDYPGLAKTLAARSFAQALGLEFRRVQFTPDLLPSDVTGAFVYDQRDSQFVFRPGPIFTGLLLADEINRTPPKTQAALLESMQEHQVTVEGETFPLPVPFHVLATANPVEYEGTYPLPEAQLDRFMLRIAFGYPTAAEEWEVLQRRMGRRSEDQKVEPVTDAIGLLAAQQAIETVTVDDTVGKYCVELAAATRRDSQVLVGASPRGSLALLLAARSYAVIQGRDYVVPEDVKAVAIPALAHRITVRPELWLHEVTGATVVRTVLGAVPAPPTVAGARQ, translated from the coding sequence GTGACTGATGAGCTGAGCCTCGGCGAGGTGTCGGCGTTGAGCCGGAAGGTGCTGGACCGGGTCGGCGAGGCGGTGGTCGGCAAGGCCGATGCCCTCGAACTGGTCCTGGCCGGGATCCTGGCTGGCGGGCACGTCCTGCTCGAGGACTACCCGGGTCTGGCCAAGACGCTGGCGGCCCGGTCGTTCGCGCAGGCGCTAGGGCTGGAGTTCCGCCGGGTGCAGTTCACTCCCGACCTACTGCCCTCCGATGTCACCGGTGCCTTCGTGTACGACCAGCGGGACTCGCAGTTCGTGTTCCGGCCCGGCCCGATCTTCACCGGCCTCCTACTGGCCGACGAAATCAACCGGACGCCACCGAAGACCCAGGCCGCGCTACTGGAGTCCATGCAGGAGCACCAGGTCACAGTGGAGGGCGAAACCTTCCCACTGCCCGTACCGTTCCACGTGCTCGCCACGGCCAACCCGGTCGAGTACGAAGGCACCTACCCGCTCCCTGAGGCCCAGCTCGACCGCTTCATGCTCCGGATCGCCTTCGGGTACCCGACTGCCGCCGAGGAGTGGGAGGTGCTGCAGCGCCGGATGGGTCGCCGCTCGGAGGATCAGAAGGTCGAGCCCGTCACCGACGCGATCGGCCTGCTCGCCGCGCAACAGGCGATCGAGACCGTCACCGTCGACGACACGGTCGGCAAGTACTGCGTGGAGCTCGCCGCTGCGACCCGTCGCGACTCGCAGGTCCTCGTCGGCGCCTCACCCCGTGGCTCGCTGGCCCTGTTGCTGGCCGCTCGCTCGTACGCCGTCATCCAAGGGCGCGACTACGTCGTACCGGAGGATGTGAAGGCGGTGGCCATCCCTGCGCTGGCTCACCGGATCACTGTGCGGCCCGAGCTGTGGCTGCATGAGGTGACTGGAGCCACTGTCGTTCGTACTGTGCTGGGTGCGGTCCCTGCTCCGCCTACCGTCGCGGGCGCCCGGCAGTGA
- a CDS encoding GNAT family N-acetyltransferase, whose translation MTIEIGVYGGEWDELRGMIDLAFSAPWSEAQLETERRAWEPARSIVARDGGQVVGHTGAFSFEFSVPGGQVAAGGVTMVGVVSTHRRRGILRDLMRRQLTDLYEAGEPLAVLTASEPVIYGRFGYGLASDHQEITIKKSSRELRKVAGVEDVQVRFADPQESLARTAAFRNAEALTRPGMFQHNENFQYYVTHDNVTTNLRGASPLRCVLAERDGELVGYAHYRTRRTDKGFVDVTRVHSSDLAAHAALWQFLLDPDLLGETTYEQLPSDDPLLYLLVDPRAAHPTTLDGVWARVIDVGKALAARTYSEDVDVVLGIEDDFLPWNAGSWHLVGNQSGATCDKTERTPDLVLGVRELATVYLGRPSLALLGAAGLVEEKTEGALQKASRAFVSARAPWLDTGF comes from the coding sequence ATGACGATCGAGATCGGGGTCTACGGCGGCGAGTGGGACGAACTGCGGGGGATGATCGACCTGGCGTTCTCCGCTCCCTGGAGTGAGGCCCAGTTGGAGACCGAGCGGCGGGCCTGGGAGCCGGCGCGGAGCATTGTCGCCAGGGACGGCGGGCAGGTTGTCGGGCATACCGGGGCGTTCTCGTTCGAGTTCTCCGTGCCTGGTGGGCAGGTGGCCGCGGGTGGCGTGACGATGGTCGGGGTGGTGTCGACGCATCGGCGGCGGGGGATTCTGCGGGACCTGATGCGGCGGCAGCTGACCGACCTGTACGAGGCAGGCGAGCCGCTCGCCGTGCTGACTGCGAGTGAGCCGGTGATCTACGGACGGTTCGGCTACGGCCTCGCCTCGGATCATCAGGAGATCACCATCAAGAAGTCCTCCCGCGAGCTGCGCAAGGTGGCCGGGGTCGAGGACGTACAGGTGCGGTTCGCCGATCCGCAGGAGTCGCTGGCGCGGACGGCCGCCTTCCGCAATGCCGAGGCGCTGACCCGGCCGGGGATGTTCCAGCACAACGAGAACTTCCAGTACTACGTGACGCACGACAACGTGACGACCAACCTGCGAGGTGCGTCGCCGCTGCGCTGCGTGCTGGCCGAGCGCGACGGCGAGCTGGTCGGGTACGCGCACTACCGCACTCGGCGGACCGACAAGGGCTTCGTCGACGTCACCCGGGTCCACTCGAGCGACCTGGCCGCACATGCCGCGCTCTGGCAGTTCCTGCTGGACCCGGACCTGCTGGGCGAGACGACGTACGAGCAGTTGCCGTCCGACGACCCGCTGCTCTACCTGCTGGTCGACCCGCGAGCGGCGCACCCGACGACGCTGGATGGCGTCTGGGCCCGCGTGATCGATGTCGGCAAGGCGCTGGCCGCCCGGACCTACTCGGAGGACGTCGACGTCGTCCTGGGCATCGAGGACGACTTCCTCCCGTGGAATGCGGGCTCCTGGCATCTAGTCGGCAACCAGAGCGGCGCCACCTGCGACAAGACGGAGCGTACGCCGGACCTCGTGCTCGGCGTACGGGAGCTGGCCACGGTCTACCTCGGCCGCCCGTCGCTTGCTCTGCTCGGAGCAGCCGGCCTGGTCGAAGAGAAGACCGAAGGGGCATTGCAGAAGGCGTCGAGGGCATTCGTCTCTGCCCGCGCGCCCTGGCTCGACACCGGCTTCTGA
- a CDS encoding MmcQ/YjbR family DNA-binding protein: MLDADDVRRIALSLPQVVEKERWRHPTFDVAGRMFLTVPDDQTSFAVRCPRLERDELIAAEPDKFWVPPHEAHSSWVRARLAALEDADELHDILLDSWRQAAPEELR; encoded by the coding sequence GTGCTTGACGCTGACGACGTACGCCGGATCGCGCTGTCTCTGCCGCAGGTGGTGGAGAAGGAGCGCTGGCGTCATCCGACCTTCGACGTCGCGGGCCGGATGTTCCTCACCGTCCCCGACGACCAGACGTCGTTCGCCGTCCGCTGCCCGCGGCTGGAGCGGGACGAGCTGATCGCCGCCGAGCCGGACAAGTTCTGGGTACCACCGCACGAGGCCCACTCGAGCTGGGTCCGCGCCCGCCTGGCAGCCCTGGAGGACGCCGACGAGCTGCACGACATCCTCCTGGACTCCTGGCGCCAAGCCGCCCCGGAGGAGCTGAGATGA
- a CDS encoding TetR/AcrR family transcriptional regulator: protein MTKTRLTAAERSEEVLQAAVVAFGENGYAGTKTDEIARLAGVSQPYVIRLFGTKQQLFLATTNRVCDKIEAAFRRAADREATLASLGEAYNELMPERELLVVLLHGFAASSDPAIGETVRERFGRIHHTVGELTGATPDDVTRFMATGMLLTVMAAMQVTGKNPISCEWATELLSSLGNPDEAPES from the coding sequence ATGACGAAGACCAGGCTGACCGCCGCCGAGCGCAGCGAAGAGGTCCTGCAGGCGGCCGTGGTGGCGTTCGGCGAGAACGGCTACGCCGGCACCAAGACCGATGAGATCGCCCGCTTGGCGGGGGTGTCACAGCCGTACGTGATCCGGCTGTTCGGCACCAAGCAGCAGCTCTTCCTGGCCACCACGAACCGGGTCTGCGACAAGATCGAGGCGGCGTTCCGGCGCGCGGCCGACCGGGAGGCGACGCTGGCGAGCCTGGGCGAGGCCTATAACGAGCTGATGCCCGAGCGGGAGCTGCTCGTCGTCCTGCTGCACGGCTTCGCGGCCAGCTCCGACCCAGCCATCGGCGAGACCGTCCGGGAGCGCTTCGGCCGGATCCACCACACGGTCGGCGAGCTCACCGGCGCCACCCCGGACGACGTCACCAGGTTCATGGCTACCGGCATGCTGCTCACCGTGATGGCGGCCATGCAGGTGACCGGCAAGAACCCGATCTCCTGCGAATGGGCCACCGAGCTACTCAGCAGCCTCGGCAATCCCGACGAGGCCCCAGAGAGCTAG
- a CDS encoding proprotein convertase P-domain-containing protein, translating into MKRRRMMAATIGSAATSAAIAALVTVGGPASANQQPAATAVQQQAVLHQLSERLAPSPAQAGRWIADGKLMVAVTNEAEATKVRQAGATPQLVTRSQAQLDALLAKVDKITRADRGKGLQSWGIDPVSNKVVVRVRGAYSALRGLGDGVQVVQVKTQVEQQSGEVNPGDPWWPGSESNCSVGFPATDAQGNKRFVTAGHCTNDANQAAYGASGQSNKLGTSNVGGTHSINAREGDMGVVDVTESGWTISPNVNTWGSPAVTVSGSADAIVGDAVCHSGNTAPNWECGTVTAVNQTIDYGSVQIDGLSTTNACSEGGDSGGAWLRGDKAVGLHSGGNSSCVQGDSGNSIFQPVNEALAKWNLTLLTGAPDPGGDDEAPTTPGNPRSTGTTSDSVSLAWDASVDNVAVTGYDVYNGSTLATTVTGTTATVSGLSADTSYSFTIQAKDAAGNKSKATPAVTARTQPGGPGGGRTFANGTDFPIRDFATVVSPVRSTATGRAASPFKVTVEGNHTCLEDLNISVVSPSGRWYYLQRAGGTTCHPLPASKTYSVTPTGTENATGTWNLRIGDNGPGDTGTLTNWSITL; encoded by the coding sequence ATGAAAAGGCGCAGAATGATGGCCGCCACGATCGGCTCGGCGGCGACGAGTGCCGCGATCGCGGCACTCGTCACGGTCGGCGGCCCGGCCAGCGCGAACCAGCAGCCGGCGGCCACGGCCGTCCAGCAGCAGGCAGTACTGCACCAGCTGTCCGAGCGGCTCGCCCCCTCACCCGCTCAGGCCGGCCGGTGGATCGCCGATGGCAAGTTGATGGTTGCCGTGACCAACGAGGCTGAAGCCACCAAGGTCAGGCAGGCCGGCGCGACCCCGCAGCTGGTCACCCGGAGCCAGGCTCAGCTCGACGCGTTGCTCGCCAAGGTCGACAAGATCACCCGGGCGGATCGCGGGAAGGGCCTGCAGAGCTGGGGAATCGATCCAGTCAGCAACAAGGTCGTAGTACGGGTTCGTGGTGCGTACAGCGCGCTGCGCGGGCTCGGCGATGGAGTGCAGGTCGTACAGGTCAAGACTCAGGTCGAGCAGCAGTCCGGTGAGGTGAACCCGGGTGATCCCTGGTGGCCGGGCAGCGAGAGCAACTGTTCGGTCGGGTTCCCGGCGACCGATGCCCAGGGCAACAAGCGCTTCGTGACCGCCGGGCACTGCACCAACGATGCGAACCAGGCGGCGTACGGGGCCAGCGGGCAGAGCAACAAGCTCGGTACGTCGAACGTCGGCGGCACCCACAGCATCAACGCCCGTGAAGGCGACATGGGTGTGGTGGACGTGACGGAGAGCGGCTGGACCATCTCCCCGAACGTCAACACCTGGGGGTCGCCGGCTGTCACGGTCAGCGGCTCAGCCGACGCGATCGTCGGCGACGCGGTCTGCCACTCGGGCAACACCGCGCCCAACTGGGAGTGCGGAACCGTCACCGCGGTCAACCAGACCATCGACTACGGCAGCGTCCAGATCGACGGGCTGAGCACGACCAACGCCTGTTCCGAGGGCGGTGACTCGGGTGGCGCTTGGTTGCGCGGCGACAAGGCGGTCGGCCTGCACTCGGGCGGCAACAGCAGCTGTGTGCAGGGCGACTCCGGCAACTCGATCTTCCAGCCGGTCAACGAGGCGCTGGCCAAGTGGAACCTCACCCTGCTGACCGGCGCCCCCGACCCGGGCGGCGACGACGAGGCACCCACCACCCCGGGCAACCCGCGCTCGACCGGTACTACGTCCGACAGCGTCTCGCTCGCGTGGGACGCCTCCGTCGACAACGTCGCGGTCACCGGGTACGACGTCTACAACGGCAGCACCCTGGCGACCACCGTCACCGGTACGACGGCCACCGTGTCGGGCCTGTCCGCCGACACCAGCTACTCGTTCACCATCCAGGCGAAAGATGCCGCTGGCAACAAGTCGAAGGCGACCCCGGCGGTGACGGCGCGGACCCAGCCGGGTGGTCCCGGCGGCGGCCGGACGTTCGCCAACGGCACCGACTTCCCGATCCGCGACTTCGCCACGGTGGTCAGCCCGGTCCGCTCGACGGCGACCGGCCGGGCCGCGAGCCCGTTCAAGGTCACCGTGGAGGGCAACCACACCTGCTTGGAGGACCTGAACATCAGCGTGGTCTCCCCGAGCGGTCGCTGGTACTACCTGCAGCGCGCCGGTGGCACGACCTGCCACCCGCTGCCGGCCAGCAAGACCTACAGCGTGACGCCGACCGGTACCGAGAACGCCACCGGCACCTGGAACCTCCGCATCGGCGACAACGGCCCCGGCGACACCGGAACCCTCACCAACTGGTCGATCACCCTCTGA
- a CDS encoding DUF58 domain-containing protein produces MVSIAAVLLLIAVLARRPDMAVLGLPLAFVAAWGRYFRPREEPVLETELDADVLFEGQATTYRLKVAEGLDPDVDLVVMALVRTPWFRYDPPQAAVAEPVTDGSVDLEVGLRSERWGLRQLERPNVIATSVLGAYRIQVVSPGAEAVSTLPLRDGFEAVDSVPRPAGLVGLHRSRRPGEGTELAGVRPFRTGDRLRRINWKVSARTRELHVTSTWSDRDTEVVILLDTGAEVGISEGIDGRSSSLDTAVRAAASIAEHYLRHGDRVRLIDTGTTVGGVRAGSGRAHLRRILDVLVHADRRGRQQDENQLARRHRIRSDSLVLVLSPLLRKEMLGYIVTLVHSGCTVIAVDTLPPEVSDVIDPAEHDTKAWPLAWRLRLLERRTELDRLGDLGVPTVGWRGAGTLDEVLRDAARVASAPRMRS; encoded by the coding sequence GTGGTCTCTATCGCGGCCGTCCTGCTACTGATCGCTGTGCTGGCTCGCAGACCCGACATGGCGGTCCTAGGGCTGCCACTGGCCTTCGTAGCCGCCTGGGGTCGGTACTTCCGTCCGCGTGAGGAGCCGGTACTCGAGACCGAGCTGGACGCCGACGTGCTGTTCGAGGGCCAGGCGACGACGTACCGGCTGAAGGTGGCGGAAGGGCTGGACCCCGACGTCGACCTGGTGGTCATGGCCTTGGTCCGGACGCCATGGTTCCGCTACGACCCACCGCAGGCTGCAGTGGCTGAGCCTGTGACGGATGGGTCGGTGGATCTTGAGGTCGGGCTCCGTTCCGAGCGTTGGGGCCTGCGGCAACTAGAGCGCCCCAATGTGATCGCCACGTCGGTACTGGGCGCCTACCGGATCCAGGTGGTCTCTCCTGGCGCCGAGGCCGTCAGTACCTTGCCACTGCGCGACGGGTTCGAGGCAGTGGACTCGGTACCGCGCCCTGCCGGCCTGGTTGGACTACACCGGTCCAGGCGACCCGGTGAGGGCACAGAGCTCGCAGGGGTCAGACCGTTCCGTACCGGCGACCGCTTGCGCCGGATCAACTGGAAGGTGTCGGCCCGTACGCGCGAACTGCACGTCACATCGACCTGGTCCGACCGCGACACTGAGGTCGTCATCCTGCTCGACACTGGCGCAGAGGTCGGCATCAGTGAAGGCATCGACGGCCGATCGAGCAGCCTGGACACAGCAGTCCGCGCAGCCGCCTCTATCGCCGAGCACTACCTGCGCCACGGCGATCGAGTCCGCCTGATCGACACCGGTACTACGGTCGGCGGAGTGCGGGCCGGTAGCGGTAGGGCCCACTTGCGCCGGATCCTCGACGTACTGGTGCACGCCGATCGCCGGGGCCGTCAGCAGGACGAGAACCAGCTCGCCCGCCGGCACCGGATCCGCTCCGACAGCCTGGTACTCGTCCTGAGCCCCCTGCTGCGCAAGGAGATGCTCGGCTACATCGTCACGCTCGTCCACTCGGGCTGCACGGTGATCGCGGTCGACACCCTGCCACCGGAGGTCAGCGACGTGATCGACCCGGCGGAGCACGATACGAAGGCGTGGCCGCTGGCCTGGCGGCTCAGGCTGCTCGAGCGTCGGACGGAACTCGACCGGCTGGGCGATCTCGGAGTACCGACGGTCGGCTGGCGTGGTGCGGGGACCCTGGACGAAGTACTGCGGGATGCGGCCCGGGTGGCGTCTGCTCCGAGGATGCGCTCATGA
- a CDS encoding neutral zinc metallopeptidase: MGLTQPPYGQQPGGPYRPNQQPPNQPPPYQQPGYQQGGYPPGQPQQPGYQQSGYQPGQPPYQYGAPSVAPQQGQGLGWGPQFAPPPGPPGYPPGRGFQPGWQPQLPPRKKSKAPLFAILGVVLVAVVGLWIFGVIKKNADNNYTQPTYSQPSYRSTQGPIPTTSAPTRQPTATQPTQPRTTQPTTTATSKPTAPPPSNQDIVAKNRLYKTGQMRSVSCREPKIKPSTAGNAAKYWAAIKPCLDRSWARQVALAGYTFKAPTMLYWSGVSVNSPCGNGPVAVPFYCSTNHMMYMKVDNFVKSYNEYPYADSKAYARMWYSRSIAHEYGHAMQSVTGILEASSDIQYEMTNYDDRMRQTRRMELQANCFAGVFLAANKRSYPINGLMLQVWNKWVVTSGDKPEQGDHGSPASQARFMGRSFVTGNPASCNTFAVSKRYVS, encoded by the coding sequence ATGGGGTTGACACAGCCGCCTTACGGTCAGCAACCGGGTGGCCCCTATCGGCCGAACCAGCAGCCGCCGAACCAGCCACCGCCTTATCAGCAGCCTGGCTATCAGCAGGGCGGGTACCCGCCTGGCCAACCGCAGCAGCCCGGCTATCAGCAGAGCGGGTACCAGCCTGGTCAACCGCCGTACCAGTACGGGGCGCCGTCCGTGGCGCCGCAGCAGGGGCAGGGCCTCGGCTGGGGACCGCAGTTCGCGCCGCCGCCCGGTCCGCCCGGCTACCCGCCTGGTCGTGGCTTCCAGCCGGGCTGGCAGCCGCAGTTGCCGCCGCGGAAGAAGTCCAAGGCGCCGCTGTTCGCGATCCTGGGCGTGGTCCTGGTCGCCGTCGTCGGGCTGTGGATCTTCGGCGTGATCAAGAAGAACGCCGACAACAACTACACCCAGCCGACCTACAGCCAGCCGAGCTACCGGTCGACCCAGGGTCCGATCCCGACCACGAGCGCACCCACCCGGCAGCCGACGGCCACCCAGCCGACCCAGCCGCGGACGACCCAGCCGACCACGACGGCGACCTCCAAGCCGACCGCGCCGCCACCGTCGAACCAGGACATCGTGGCCAAGAACCGGCTCTACAAGACCGGCCAGATGCGCTCGGTGAGCTGCCGGGAACCGAAGATCAAGCCGAGCACGGCCGGCAACGCGGCCAAGTACTGGGCCGCGATCAAGCCGTGCCTGGACCGTTCATGGGCGCGCCAGGTCGCGCTGGCGGGGTACACGTTCAAGGCGCCGACGATGCTCTATTGGTCCGGCGTCAGCGTGAACAGCCCGTGTGGCAACGGCCCGGTCGCGGTGCCGTTCTACTGCAGCACGAACCACATGATGTACATGAAGGTCGACAACTTCGTGAAGAGCTACAACGAGTACCCCTACGCGGACTCCAAGGCGTACGCGCGGATGTGGTACTCGCGGTCGATCGCGCACGAGTACGGCCATGCGATGCAGTCGGTGACCGGCATCCTCGAGGCGTCGTCCGACATCCAGTACGAGATGACGAACTACGACGACCGGATGCGGCAGACCCGGCGGATGGAACTGCAGGCGAACTGCTTCGCCGGCGTCTTCCTGGCGGCCAACAAGCGCAGCTACCCGATCAACGGGCTGATGCTGCAGGTCTGGAACAAGTGGGTCGTCACCTCGGGTGACAAGCCCGAGCAGGGCGACCACGGCAGCCCGGCCAGCCAGGCCCGTTTCATGGGCCGCTCCTTCGTCACCGGCAACCCGGCCAGCTGCAACACCTTCGCCGTCTCGAAGCGGTACGTGAGCTAG